Below is a genomic region from Ascaphus truei isolate aAscTru1 chromosome 8, aAscTru1.hap1, whole genome shotgun sequence.
TGAATTGGGGGAAATGGTGTTCCTAAACTCATGGATCAGTTGGTGAGGGACGTGGGCAGTAGACAGTGGATCTTGCCGACAAATTCAGGCACATATCAATAGCAGATTCCTAGTCTCTTAGTAAAAGAGGGCACAATCTTGCAGATTGGGGTGTATAAATTAATAGGCTGTAACAGGCCAGGAAAGTCATACATGGGACTGTgcagcagggctcttcaactagttctccaaagTGGCCGGATCAGAAAAATAATTACAAGcagaagggccacaagcttattgcAGTTTCATTTTCGAAGCATTGAAAGATTTTTTAATTATCCTATTACAATATTGTGCGAGCATAACATCTATCTTGTATAGAAGGAGTGGATCAGtgagaaaagacactgactgacacagagagcctggttcaattcctggtgtcagctgcttgtgaccttgggcaagtcactttatctccctgtgcctgggACCCAtttggcagggacctgtgtctgcaaaatgtctctgtaaagcgctgcgtacaattagctgcactgtacaagaacatattattattattatctgaaGTGAGTTTTAGTGTGAAAAATTGCTCTTAGCCACTTAAGCAACTGGTATGAAATTAGCAGAAGCAAAACGTCCTAGGGCCGCATCAGGGCATTTTGCTTGCTACCAGATAAAAAGCCCTGCGGGATAGTGAACAGTCAATTACATAAAGCGGCAAAACAACAAGGGTGTATGGGTAATAAGCTGGTGCAGTTAATAAGACACAAGGTCACCTCTATTGAAACACCCAATGGGTGCAGGGTCGGGAGCACAGATCAGTTTAATATAAGCCTGGGAGTGCCTGGACATTAGACTGTTGTACTTATTACTCTTCTCCAATGCACCTAGGCAAGGTAGCTTCCaactgtacctactgtatgtaGTTTGTGTGCCTtgtttatttcatatatatatatatatatatatatatacacacacacacgtgtatgtgttcATGTATTCCTACATATACAAGCACGCATGTACATGTATGCCTTAAAGATGGAAGACTGTCATTtgtacaaaataaatgtatatatattcttatttttttaatgtgtgtgtgtgtgtattatatgtgtatgtttgtatatatatatatatatatatatatatatatatatatatatatatatatatatatatatatatatataaaacggaaaaatatatataccaatTTCATTATATTGTATTGGAATGTGTATATTAAATTAAAAAGTACATGGAAGTTCAGTTAGGAAGTGATGAAAGataaagagagaagggggaagaatgAGTAAAGAGCACACAGGAGGAGCCGGAACCTTGGTGTCCTTGTGTGTACCCGGAAGATTTACAGTGCCGCAccgtgctggggggggggggggagacagtcaCTGTCAGGATGGAGGAACAGGAGATGCAGATAAAGGTGAAGAAAGGTGAGATGCGATATCTATAGCAACATTACCGGGGGAAGGGTTAGAGTGGTGGACAGGGACCCAAATCACCCACCAACCTTCCCCTGTGTATATAACTCCCCTCTCCTGTGTATATAACTCCCCTCCCCTGTGTGAGAGTGTAGTAAACATTAAATGTAACTGTGTGCATACAGAGAGAGTAAGGGGCAGTGTCCCATAACAACCATCTCAGTGTGTTGCACGGATCTTAATTCATTTAAATGGTATTTTCGGAGGATAAATCCTTAAACTTTGCTCCTCTATAATAGGTTTGTGGGACAGTCGGAAGAAGGGGTGACCGCCTATAAACAGGTTACAGTAGTGTAGTTGGAAATTGAAGTGCATGAGTTAGAAGTTTGGTGGATTGCATGGTGACTGAAGGGCGTAATTTAGCAACGTTTCTGAGATGGAAGCAGCAGAGGGTGCTCAGGTACTGGATGTGTAGTACTGTATGTacgtgagggaggagtcaagtaTGACACCAAATACATCTGGCTTGTAGTATTGGGAGGATAGGTCCACTATCTATTGTTAGTAAGAAGTTAGGCGTAGTGTTGGCATTAGAGACAGGGAAAATGCTTTGTTCTGTTTTGGGCATGTTGTGTTTGAGGTACCAGTGGGAAATCCAGGAGGAAATCACAGAAACACAATTAGTACCACGAATCTGGATAGAGTTTAGAAGAAGGAAGATTTGGGTGTTGACGTAGAGGCGGTAATGAAAACCTTACTACATGATGCAGGGATCGCTGAGATTGACTGTAGGCTGCCTGTGTTTGGTTCCAGTTACGGACAAGTTCACAGAGAGCATGTACGTCCTCGCCAATGAACCCTCTGTGGCTTTATACCGACTGCAGGAGCACGTCCGCAGGTCTCTCCCTGAGCTGGCTCAGCACAAGGTGAGTGAGGACTGAGTGGCCATTCTGAAAGGTGTCACTTCTGACTTCTCGTCCCTTTCAATGTGTCGCAACTTCCCGCAGCGATGCAGTTTAATGTACTTTAACGGTCGTGATGCAACACTGTGTTCATGCCAGATCCTTATCTGTGCTCAAAGTGGCTTGAAAGAAAAGTTGTGCAACGTGCcagattttatttaaaaaaaaaaaaaatgacatctgCTTTTATTcagatgtatatatttattttgtagcgCCAACCGTGTGCGCAGCTCTTTGCAATTGTTACAGCATTACAATACATGAAATATAATAATACAGATGGATGAGGGCATCAAAACATGTAACATGGGGAGAAAGGTTACtacccccaagagcttacaatctaaccgGCACGAGACTAACGGAAACAGTAagagtacatttgagtgcattgGTTTGTGTGTATGAGAGCATACTGTAGTTTTGTGAGTAGGGGTCATTGAGGACGAGAGGAACAGAGATCCTTGAAAGAGAAGATGTGGGGTTTAATATTGAGCCAgcagagcttttttttttttaggaggcGGGGGACTGTTGGAAGAGGAtaggaggggtgtgggggtgagggggggggttggctCCTTAAAATCCAAATTTTCTTTCCCAGACAAAGTGGAATTGATAGATTATAAAGAAGGAAAGCAGTTGCACTCTGCATAAATAAAACAGTGCCACTCGAGTGCCAAAATAGTtgtataaagtagtggcactctgggTCCGATGACAAAAGcaaaatataaaagtagtggtaatcTGGGTGTGAAAGAAAAGTAGTCGTACTCTACCCACAGTACCATTACATGACCACTGAGTTCTATATCCTCTAATGTATAACATGGCATTTGTTTGTATACTGTTAGGTGCTTTAGGAAGCCTTTATATGTATATTCATGTATGTCTTGGTGAATATGGCCCTGTATCTGGTAAGCAGTCTTCTGACTGGGAGGTGCATTATAGGTGCAGACTGCTTTAATACATACGGACCACAGTGTATGCAGAAGTAATGACTTTTTCATCTCTTCTTTCTTAGGCCGATATGCAAAACTGGGAAGAGCAGAGTCCAGGGCTCTATCTACACAGTGGAATACGCATGCAGGTGCCTGTATATATTAAATGTGTTGTTTGTTGTAATTATAAGGCAGCCACAGTTTTAGATTTACTGACTACGCTGAATGACACAGGGGGCATTAACCCTGTCACTGACAGGGGTACAACAATGTATTGAAGACTTCTTTGGCAGAGAATGGGTTCAGTGACTTGCATAAGGAGGTTGTGGACTTCAGATGCCAGGATATTCATATTTACTTTCAATGATGCACAGAACTTGTATAACATCTTTTTTCGAGTCCTGGTGAGGACCCGAAAAAACTAATGAAGGGTTTTTGTAACTCAGAATGTTTCATtacaatttctctctctcttgccctctctcactctctcttgccttctcactctctcttgccctctctctctctctctctctcttgccctctctctctctctcttgccctctctctctctctcttgccctctctctctctctcttgccctctctctctctctctctctctctcttgccctctctctctcttgccctctctctctctctctcttgccctctctctctctctcttgccctctctctctctcttgccctctctctctctcttgccccctctctctctcttgccctctctctctctcttgccccctctctctctcttgccctctctctctcttgccctctctctctcttgccctctctctcttgccctctctctctctcgctctctctctctctctctctcttgccctctctctctctctcgccctctctctctcgccctctctctctcgccctctctctctcgccctctctctctcgccctctctctctcgccctctctctctcgccctctctctctcgccctctctctctcgccctctctctctctctctctcgccctctctctctctctctcgccctctcttgccctctctctctcttgccctctctctctcttgccctctctctctctctctcgccctctcttgccctctctctctcttgccctctctctctcttgccccccctctctctctctctcttgccctctctctctctctcttgccctctctctctctctcgccctctcttgccccctctctctctcttgccctctctctctctctcttgccctctctctctctatccctctctctctctcttgccctctctctctcttgccctctctctctctctctcttgccctctctctctctctcttgccctctctctctctcttgccctctctctctcttgccctctctctctctctcttgccctctctctctctctcttgccctctctctctcgccccctctctctctcgccccctctctctctcttgccccccctctctctctctcttgccccctctctctctctcttgccctctctctcttgccctctctctcttgccctctcttgccctctctctcttgccctctctctctctctctcttgccctctctctctctcttgccctctctctctctcttgccccctctctctctcttgccccctctctctctcttgccctctcttgccctctcttgcactctcttgccctctctctcttgccctctctctcttgccctctctctctctcttgccctctctctctcttgccctctctctcttgccccctctctctctctcttgcctctctctcttgccctctctctcttgccctctctctcttgccctctctctcttgccctctctctctcttgacctctctctcttgccctctctctctcttgccctctctcttgccctctctctcttgccctctctctctcgccctctctctctcgccctctctctctcgccctctctctctcgccctctctctctcgccctctctctctctcgccctctctctctcgccctctctctctctcgccctctctctctctcgccctctctctctctcgccctctctctctctcgccctctctctctctcgccctctctctctctcgccctctctctctctcgccctctctctctctcgccctctctctcgccctctctctctctcgccctctctcgccctctctctctctcgccctctctctctctcgccctctctcgccctctctctctctcgccctctctctctctcgccctctctctctctcgccctctctctctctcgccctctctctctctcgccctctctctctctcgccctctctctctctcgccctctctctctctcgccctctctctctctcgccctctctctctctcgccctctctctctcgccctctctctctcgccctctctctctcgccctctctctctctcgccctctctctctcgccctctctctctctcgccctctctctctcgccctctctctctctcgccctctctctctctcgccctctctctctcgccctctctctctcgccctctctctctcgccctctctcgccctctctctctcttgccccccctctctctctcttgccccctctctctctctctctctctctcttgccctctctctcttgccctctctctcttgccctctctctctcgctctctctctctcgctctctctctctctctcttgccctctctctctctctcgccctctctctctcgccctctctctctcgccctctctctctcgccctctctctctcgccctctctctctcgccctctcttgccctctctctctcttgccctctctctctcttgccccccctctctctctctcttgccctctctctctctctcttgcctctctctctctttcgccctctctcgccctctccctcgccctctcttgccctctctctctcttgccccctctctctctctctctgccctctctctctcttgccctctctctctctcttgccctctctctctctatccctctctctctctcttgccctctctctccctctcttgccctctctctctctctcttgccctctctctctctctcttgccctctctctctcttgccctctctctctcgccccctctctgtctcttgccccccctctctctctctcttgcccctctctctctctcttgccctctctcttgccctctctctcttgccctctctctcttgccctctcttctCTTTgccctctcttgccctctcttgccctctcttgccctctctctctctctctcttgcccctctctctctctcttgccccctctctctctcttgccccctctctcttgccctctcttgccctctcttgccctctctttgccctctctctctcttgccctctctctcttgccctcctctctcttgggccctccctctctcttgccctctctNNNNNNNNNNNNNNNNNNNNNNNNNNNNNNNNNNNNNNNNNNNNNNNNNNNNNNNNNNNNNNNNNNNNNNNNNNNNNNNNNNNNNNNNNNNNNNNNNNNNNNNNNNNNNNNNNNNNNNNNNNNNNNNNNNNNNNNNNNNNNNNNNNNNNNNNNNNNNNNNNNNNNNNNNNNNNNNNNNNNNNNNNNNNNNNNNNNNNNNNTCCATCTCCTGGGTCATCCCATTCCGGGGTTTAGGTTGAGGCTGCATGAGCCCTGATTCTGCAGACAGCGTCCGATGCATCCTGGGAATATTATAACGCACTGTCTCTGGCCGTGACTCGGAGCTTCACTCTGTTTCCCCATAGAAGCCAGGTTGCTGAGCgccggagagagaggcagcggtttctgctgttgctgcttctgctgctgttgctgctgatgttgctgctgttgttgctgctgttgttgctgctgttgAAGAAAGGGAGGGTAGGAAAACTCCCGGTGGATTTCGGGACGGGACGCACCGGGGAAAACTTCCTTGCCGTTGTTGAGGTCGGTGGAAGGGGTGTCCATTCCGTTGGCGGAATCGTTTTCGTAGAGGGTGCTGGGAAGCTCATCGTGGCTCTCCCGGGCGGCCAGGGATGCTTTATGGAGGGTGTGGGTGACGGTGATGATCATGACAAGAGCGCCCGAAGACAGGATGCAGGCGCTGGCAATGCCCGTCTCTATCTCAAATAGAATCAGCATGTATAGGGACAGAGCTGCAGAGAGAGGACAAACGGAGGTCAGTGGGCTTTAAGGTTCAGTTCTCCCCTCCAAAAAATGACCATCTTCAAAGGGAACTCCATGTGATGCCCATTAAAGCAGATTAACCAACAGTGTCTTTTATTAagaaggcccaaagcctgcagtagagtgtccACATGGCAATCTCTGCTGCTTAATCTCACTGCCTCAACCCCAGTAGGCAGAGCTGTTTTCCATGCCGACTTCAAATAGCTTTATCAGAGTAACTGTCCTATTCTTAGCTTCCCTGATGAGGGTCTTTCATGCCCAGCGCTGTCACAAATGTAGGGGTTTAGCAGCCATAGTAACTTTGGTTTTGGGCCCATTTTTAGGAGTTAAACAGTTTAATAAGCAGGGAAATCTGGAGAGCTGAAAACTTTACAAAATAAACGTTGCTGGGTAAAGTGTctttttaaagctgcaatccccccAGAAGTTTGCATTGAGTTCAACACCTGTTAGTATCTTGTTATCTTGTCCCTGACCATGTTCtgctgtatattttattttttggtgtgttttttttaagtgttaaAAATAAGGATTTTATTAATCTCTAGGGTGTGAGGTTACCATATGTAACCTTAGCCCTGCTCTGGGAAGAGCTTCATTTTATCCTCCCgggcacttaatatttcaaacacatCCCTCCTAAAGggagcatcagattttaaaataaaaacgGCGTTGGAAAGGGGAAGACGTGATCAGcatgcgctgctgctgctgctgctgctgctgctcttttaaagggtcagtccctcctaggagtaAAGTTAAATAGTAGCAGTGATCTGTTTCATTGGTTGAATGTAGTTAAAATGACACTTCTTTTAAATCGAACAAATGTAAGCATGTTTAAATacctttttttaaacttttaacaATAAAAAAGCTTTGGATGTTTTTCTTTACAAACATTGTCTAATTTTTCGGGTGATAAGACTTTGTCAGCTCTCAATCTAGAAGTCAATAGTTATTTTTTTGTAATAACGATGCTATCTTTAGATACACAGATAAGCATAAGAAGCTCTGTTGGCCATAGGAACCTttatgtttgtgtcactgtgtcttccTGCCTTTGCAGGGACAGACTCAATGGGTTACAGGCCCCTTTGGTCTGTCACCTTGCATTGGAGACACATACAGAACCGACAACAGGTCCCATCTGTCCCTCCTATTGCAGGGTGAGCGTGACAGAGTGATCCACACGTCCCTTGTATGCTGCCCACTGTCACCCTGCAATAGGAGCGACAGATTGAGTGGGTCACAATTCCTTTTGGGTCTGCCACACCAGTACATGGAATGGAAAATAGATTGGCGCTTTTCATGACTTCAGATCAGATGTATGGTTGTTTTACTATTGTTGTAATGTAGTGCGAGCGCATAAAATAATACAATGAAACCAGCATCAGCATCTCACCTGCTAGATACAGCGAGATTCCTAGACAGAACAGAGCGATTGCAGCATGGCGAATACTGCGATTATCCAACAGGAACCAGTCACCCCTGCACAAAGGACAACAGGGTCAAGATCTGCCTTTAGCCGAtgattaaccctttcgctgccgcCGCATTTTTTAATCCTGCCGGCGTTCATGAACAAAACCTCAATGATTTTGATGGGGGGCGTGCGCATAACTAGGACGGTACATACTGTATAGGATACCAAGTGATGCAATGCACTCCCAGAAGTTCTAAAGCATCGCTGGACCCTCTAGCACCGAATGGAGTGGATTATTTTTTGAGGGGGTCTTATTCGACTGTATTTTTGAATTGGTGAATGTCCTGTACTTTTCCTCCTGGCACACTTATTCCCAGTTACCCATTCAAATCTCCTGGCTGACAAAGGgttataaaaatagaaaaaaaaaaatatatatatatatatctatctatatctatctatctatatctatctatctctctctctctctctctctctctctatctctctctatctctctctctctctctctctctctctctctctctctctctctctctctctctctctctctctatctctctctctctctctctctctctctctctctctctctctctctctctctctctcctctatctctctctctctctctatctctctctatctctctctatctctctctatctctctctatctctctctactctctctctctctctatctctctctctctctatctctctctatctcatcaACGGGGTTGTTCTCTGTTAAATCTGGTGCAGGTTTTTTTTGCCTCTGGGAGATTTTATTAAATAACATCCTACTTTAAGGTTGAAAGAAAAATGTTGCTCTTGTGAAAAACATTTGGATAGCAGTTATAGGGTTAATAAATGCTAGATCAATAACACTGCAGGCAATGGTGGCAGTGTATtataaagtagtggtactgtgctgATTAAGAGCACATCTTGATGGACCCGAGTTTAGTTTAGAAAGTTTACTTTAAACTCCAAACCGAAGAGGAGAAGGATGCTGTCATTTACTCAAACTTGTAGGGATCAGGGAGGAATTATAAACCAATACTCAAAAGACGACCATATAATTCTACAGAAAAGAGTGTGATCaaaatgaatgaaaaaataaaaaggtttTGTAAATGTGAAAACTGGTGGTTGGGGGTTTGAAGAGGGACTATACTTTGGGATGTTTGTACCCATTGCTTCCAGAGGAACATGCAACACATGGTTTAATGCTCTTGCAAACGTTAATGAGCTGGAAGAAGCTCCATGCGGGGTCTTTGTTAGTGGGGTCTGTCCAGACAAAGGGTGAGTGGCTGAAATCTGGGACAGAGATTCAGGGCAGCCAACTCGAGAAGCTGGAAATCGAGGGAGGGAGCGTGAGCTGAATGTGGTAGATGAGGTGGTGGGCGTAAGGCCCCTATCAATATGTGGTGAAGCCACCTCTCAGCGCTGGAAAAGATTTTAGACCCATTCACGTGAAAAGAGGTAtactcttctccagcactggcaTGCAATGTCATAGCTTATTGTTTAAGAGAAGCTGATCAGAACAGAGGATAATGTATGCAGATGTATATCACTAGAAGGTCCTTCCCATGAGTGCCTTCCAGTGAGTAAGGCTCAATCTAAATTACTAAGACTTAATCTCGGTGGGCAAGACTGTCTTCCAATGAGTAAGACTCGCTTCAAATGAGCGAGACCATCTATTAATGAGTGACATTTATCCTAACTGATGAAAACACCTTCTAATGAGTGAGCCTCTAGAATATGATAACTACACCGTCCACTGGGAAATACTCCTTGTACCCCCCAGATCATCAAGCTCTGTTATGGGTTAACGCACCAGAATAGGCCTTAGCCCCATTCAAGTGAACAGAACATGCTGAATTTGGGGGTAATTGAGCAAGAccaccttccaatgagtgacacttctaAATGAGTGAGTCTGTCTTCCAGTGAGTCAAATTGTTTCTAAATAATTAAGCTGTTCCTTATATATCAGCCAAAGCGGCTGATTGGAACATTTTTGTTTGAAATTTCCCATTGATTCAATCAGCTGCCTTgacggatatagaataagcccctatgacTCAATTCCAATAAGTAAACCTCACTACAAATATGTGAAACCATATTATATTGAGTGAGACACATTCTAGTTGATAGACATTCTCCATTGAGTGCGACTCCAATTGATGAAGACACCTTCCAATGAGGTCTATTATAAACAAGTAAGATCACTTGCCAATGAGTGTGGGCCGTTTTAAATGAGTGATATCTTCCAATAAGGAGGATGcctttccaatgagtgagactcactccaAATGAGTGAGACTCATCCTCAATATCTTTCACCAAGTGAGTCTCACCCAGATATTACAGGCCTGCCACCCACCCTTTATTGCACTCACCTTCCGGACTCTGGGTCCTCTCTGCAGACCTCAGCCGTGAAGTATGAGTGGAGCAGACACAGGAGGAGGCAACTGGTATTGAGAGCCAGGCACAGAGCTGCCAGCACTGCAGAGACTGCCAGCAAGAACCTGCTGGCCCCTGGGCCCATGCCCGCCACGGGCTCCCCCTGCTTTACCGCAGCTTGGACCTGGAAGATCAGGATGACTGAGAGCGCCGTCATGATGGCAGCCAGGACCCCAAAAGGGCTAGGACTGTGAGGGACCGCTGGCTGTACTGCGAAGGCATATATGCTGTATGGAGTACCCCTGTGTTAGAGAGAGGGTGCACTGTTGTACATATAGTTCAAACCAATGACAAGGGTGGAATGTAACCCCAACAAATCCTATAGAACCTCCCACCATAAAAACATTCCTGCCTAAGAAAAAACCCAATAGACACCCTCACATCTGCAATGGCTAAATGATACCTCCAAATAAATTTCTCATCAAACGCAGCACCCCTCAAAAATCCTAAAGATCTCAGATTGTCCTATAGGAGTATTCCCCCACCCCAGTAATAAACACCTAAAGAAGCCATAAGAAATATAAACTCTTCTGCACCCctggagggaaaaaaaacaaaccttATTGATTTGCCCTACTAAAATTCATAAACCCATTGAGTCAAACATCCCCCTTCGAAAGTTA
It encodes:
- the BORCS8 gene encoding LOW QUALITY PROTEIN: BLOC-1-related complex subunit 8 (The sequence of the model RefSeq protein was modified relative to this genomic sequence to represent the inferred CDS: deleted 1 base in 1 codon) codes for the protein MEEQEMQIKVKKVTDKFTESMYVLANEPSVALYRLQEHVRRSLPELAQHKADMQNWEEQSQGSIYTVEYACRCLYILNVLFVVIIRQPQF
- the TMEM221 gene encoding LOW QUALITY PROTEIN: transmembrane protein 221 (The sequence of the model RefSeq protein was modified relative to this genomic sequence to represent the inferred CDS: inserted 2 bases in 2 codons), with the protein product MPSQYSQRSLTVLAXFGVLAAIMTALSVILIFQVQAAVKQGEPVAGMGPGASRFLLAVSAVLAALCLALNTSCLLLCLLHSYFTAEVCREDPESGRGDWFLLDNRSIRHAAIALFCLGISLYLAALSLYMLILFEIETGIASACILSSGALVMIITVTHTLHKASLAARESHDELPSTLYENDSANGMDTPSTDLNNGKEVFPGASRPEIHREFSYPPFLQQQQQQQQQQQQHQQQQQQKQQQQKPLPLSPALSNLASMGKQSEAPSHGQRQXRYNIPRMHRTLSAESGLMQPQPKPRNGMTQEM